A region from the Falco rusticolus isolate bFalRus1 chromosome 4, bFalRus1.pri, whole genome shotgun sequence genome encodes:
- the LOC119146571 gene encoding excitatory amino acid transporter 5-like, with protein sequence MWERVRRALLNSLSTTFRHIWKWVRAFWHKNGLLTLSMLSVATGCLLGFLLRVLELTELEKQYFSFPGELLMRMLKMLILPLITSSLMSGLASMDSKACGKMGVITITYYLWTTFMAVTVGIILVVSIHPGAAAQKDNYSVGKVVLSSADALLDLIRNMFPSNLVEASFQQYRTVLVPVVKSPVLPKIPAKSLSFIYFAPDDQNPEIHRPVFLELTPPPEMTYRTLPGTNNEMNVLGIVIFSATIGLLLGKMGERGTPLVNVCQCLNEAVMKIVSMAVWYFPFGIVFLIAGKILEMEDPSVIGQKLGLYTITVVSGLFIHGAVLLPLLFTLITKKNPFAFIQGILQALLIALATSSSSATLPITLKCLLENNRIDRRVARFVLPVGATINMDGTALYEAVAAIFIAQVNEYDLDLGQIVTISITATAASIGAAGIPQSGLVTMVIVLTSVGLPTDDITLIIAVDWALDRFRTMTNVLGDALAAGIIAHVCEKDFAPKTPTQDTVSKTDKSPSAESSHLHPKDNVIEMIEESLFDQTGAQYNICQV encoded by the exons ATGTGGGAGCGGGTCAGGAGAGCTCTGCTGAACTCGCTGTCCACCACCTTCCGGCACATCTGGAAGTGGGTACGGGCTTTCTGGCATAAAAATGGCCTCTTGACCCTGTCGATGCTGTCGGTTGCCACCGGGTGCCTGCTGGGGTTCCTGCTGCGGGTGCTGGAGCTGACGGAGCTG GAGAAGCAGtacttttccttccctggagaACTCCTCATGAGGATGCTGAAGATGCTGATCCTGCCCTTGATCACCTCCAG cctcaTGTCCGGGCTGGCCAGCATGGACTCCAAGGCCTGCGGGAAGATGGGGGTGATCACCATCACCTACTACCTTTGGACCACCTTCATGGCAGTGACCGTTGGGATCATCCTCGTGGTCAGCATCCACCCCGGCGCAGCTGCCCAGAAGGACAACTACTCCGTGGGGAAAGTGGTGCTCAGCTCCGCCGACGCGTTACTGGATTTGATCAG GAACATGTTTCCTTCTAACCTGGTTGAAGCTTCATTCCAGCAG TACCGAACCGTTCTTGTCCCGGTGGTGAAGTCTCCCGTCTTGCCAAAGATCCCAGCGAAATCGCTCAGTTTCATTTACTTTGCACCCGACGACCAAAACCCTGAAATTCATCGGCCTGTGTTCCTCGAGCTGACGCCGCCACCCGAGATGACCTACAGGACTCTGCCGGGGACCAACAACGAGATGAACGTCTTGGGAATCGTCATCTTCTCAGCAACGATAG GACTTCTCCTGGGAAAAATGGGTGAGCGAGGAACCCCGCTGGTTAACGTGTGCCAGTGCCTGAATGAAGCCGTTATGAAAATTGTCTCAATGGCAGTTTG GTACTTCCCCTTTGGCATCGTATTTCTCATCGCTGGCAAGATCCTGGAGATGGAAGATCCATCGGTTATTGGGCAGAAGCTGGGATTATACACTATTACAGTAGTGTCAGGGCTCTTCATCCACGGAGCCGTTCTCTTACCTCTGCTTTTTACCCTCATCACCAAGAAAAACCCCTTTGCTTTCATTCAGGGGATACTGCAAGCCTTGTTGATCGCCTTAGCTACATCTTCCAG CTCCGCAACCTTGCCCATCACCCTGAAGTGTCTCCTGGAAAACAACAGGATCGACAGGCGCGTGGCACGCTTCGTCCTCCCCGTGGGTGCCACCATCAACATGGACGGCACTGCGCTGTACGAGGCGGTTGCTGCCATCTTTATCGCCCAGGTCAACGAATATGACTTGGATTTGGGACAAATTGTAACGATAAG CATAACGGCAACAGCAGCAAGCATAGGGGCGGCCGGCATCCCCCAGTCCGGACTCGTGACGATGGTCATCGTGCTCACTTCTGTGGGGCTGCCGACTGATGACATCACCCTCATCATCGCAGTGGACTGGGCGCT ggatCGATTCCGAACTATGACCAACGTCCTCGGTGatgctctggctgctggcatcATAGCACACGTCTGCGAGAAAGACTTTGCCCCGAAGACCCCCACG caggATACAGTAAGCAAGACGGACAAGTCTCCTTCGGCAGAGAGCTCCCATCTGCATCCCAAAGACAATGTGATCGAGATGATCGAAGAAAGTTTGTTTGATCAGACAGGAGCTCAGTACAACATCTGTCAGGTGTAG